One Prolixibacteraceae bacterium DNA segment encodes these proteins:
- the hisF gene encoding imidazole glycerol phosphate synthase subunit HisF produces MLAKRIIPCLDIKDGQTVKGIHFEGIKAVGDPIDLAHWYSEQGADELVLLDITATQEARKTTKELVKRIATEIHIPFTIGGGIGTLEDAEILLAHGADKVSINSSAIRNPDLIDQLAKRFGNQFVVVAIDAKTESSRWAVKSAGGKIDTDKELFSWAKEAQERGAGEILFTSMDHDGTKQGFANDALLKLHNSLTIPVIASGGAGCEEHFVDTFIEGRADAALAASIFHYKEVSIPHLKDFLKSKNIPIRTL; encoded by the coding sequence ATGCTGGCAAAAAGAATTATACCCTGCTTAGACATCAAGGATGGACAGACAGTAAAAGGGATACACTTTGAAGGAATAAAAGCGGTTGGTGATCCTATTGACCTTGCCCACTGGTACTCAGAACAAGGGGCAGACGAACTAGTTCTTTTAGATATTACGGCAACGCAAGAAGCACGTAAAACAACCAAAGAGCTTGTCAAAAGAATTGCAACAGAGATTCATATTCCATTTACTATTGGCGGAGGTATTGGTACCCTCGAAGATGCGGAAATCCTTTTGGCTCACGGAGCAGATAAAGTATCTATCAACTCCTCAGCGATTAGAAATCCTGATCTTATTGATCAACTAGCCAAAAGATTTGGGAACCAATTTGTAGTGGTTGCAATAGATGCAAAAACAGAGTCCTCAAGATGGGCGGTAAAAAGTGCTGGAGGGAAAATAGATACTGACAAGGAGCTTTTCTCATGGGCTAAAGAGGCTCAAGAGCGAGGAGCTGGAGAGATCCTATTTACCTCTATGGATCATGATGGCACCAAACAAGGTTTTGCCAATGATGCACTTTTAAAACTACACAACAGTCTAACGATTCCTGTGATAGCATCTGGAGGAGCAGGTTGTGAAGAACATTTTGTAGATACATTCATAGAAGGGAGAGCAGATGCAGCATTGGCAGCAAGTATTTTTCATTATAAAGAGGTATCCATACCGCACCTAAAAGATTTTCTAAAGAGTAAAAATATCCCAATCAGAACCTTATAA
- the hisA gene encoding 1-(5-phosphoribosyl)-5-[(5-phosphoribosylamino)methylideneamino]imidazole-4-carboxamide isomerase: MIEIIPAIDIIDGKCVRLSKGDYATQKTYNSDPVEQAKQFEDHGIQRLHLVDLEGAKKSHIVNYKTLEEIASKTNLIIDFGGGIKGDEDIHVAFESGAQMITGGSIAVQNPILFESWIQRYGAERIILGSDARNRKISTMGWGTSSELDIITFISQWTAKGIQKTISTDIEKDGMLQGPSFELYNEMKSAFPSLQVVASGGISKMDDIIQLDQNSIDSVIVGKAIYEGHITLRQLEAYIISKS, from the coding sequence ATGATTGAGATTATTCCAGCAATAGACATCATAGATGGGAAATGTGTCCGATTAAGCAAAGGAGACTATGCCACCCAAAAGACTTATAACAGCGATCCTGTAGAACAGGCTAAACAGTTTGAAGATCATGGTATTCAACGACTCCATCTTGTCGATTTAGAAGGGGCAAAAAAAAGTCATATTGTCAACTATAAAACCTTAGAAGAGATTGCTTCTAAGACGAATCTTATTATTGATTTTGGTGGCGGAATTAAAGGAGATGAAGATATCCATGTTGCTTTTGAATCGGGAGCTCAAATGATAACAGGAGGAAGTATCGCAGTACAGAATCCTATTCTCTTTGAATCATGGATCCAAAGATATGGTGCCGAGAGAATCATTCTAGGATCGGATGCACGAAATAGAAAAATATCCACGATGGGATGGGGTACCTCTTCTGAACTAGATATTATAACTTTTATCTCTCAGTGGACCGCTAAAGGCATACAAAAAACAATCAGTACCGATATAGAAAAGGATGGAATGCTACAAGGGCCCTCTTTTGAACTATACAATGAAATGAAATCTGCTTTTCCTAGCCTTCAAGTGGTTGCAAGTGGAGGGATATCTAAAATGGATGATATTATTCAACTTGACCAAAATAGTATTGATTCAGTCATCGTAGGTAAGGCTATTTACGAAGGACATATCACATTGAGACAACTTGAAGCCTATATTATTAGTAAATCATAG
- the hisH gene encoding imidazole glycerol phosphate synthase subunit HisH — MKIAIIKYNGGNIFSVQETLKRLGAETIISDQYEDICSADRIIFPGVGQAKTALEYLRSKKLDLLIPSLQQPVLGICLGLQLMCKHSEEGDVAGLGIFDTEVKHFVADSPDTKVPHMGWNSLDFHQESKWKDSFDQSYLYFVHSYYAEKCKDTFATCHYTKDFSAMLQKDNFWAMQFHPEKSGKIGSQMLNLFLNSSDD, encoded by the coding sequence ATGAAAATTGCCATCATCAAATACAATGGTGGGAATATATTTTCGGTGCAAGAGACTTTAAAAAGGCTCGGTGCTGAAACCATTATATCCGACCAATACGAAGATATTTGTAGTGCTGACCGTATCATCTTCCCTGGTGTAGGTCAAGCAAAAACTGCATTAGAATATCTTCGAAGCAAGAAATTAGATCTTCTTATTCCATCACTACAACAGCCAGTTTTAGGTATCTGTCTTGGGCTACAACTAATGTGTAAACACTCCGAAGAGGGAGATGTAGCCGGTTTGGGCATCTTTGATACTGAAGTCAAACACTTCGTTGCAGATTCTCCAGACACCAAAGTTCCACACATGGGTTGGAATAGTTTAGACTTTCATCAAGAATCAAAATGGAAAGATAGTTTCGACCAGTCTTATCTATATTTTGTCCATTCATACTATGCAGAGAAGTGCAAAGATACCTTTGCGACATGTCACTATACAAAAGATTTTAGTGCCATGCTACAAAAAGATAATTTTTGGGCAATGCAATTTCATCCAGAAAAGAGTGGCAAAATAGGTTCACAAATGTTAAACTTATTTCTAAATAGTAGCGATGATTGA
- a CDS encoding TlpA family protein disulfide reductase yields the protein MPEEYGYILQVGDKAPDFTVTLDDGKEISLSDLKGKVVMLQFTASWCPVCRREMPHIESQIWNKLKDNSDFFLMGVDRDEPMKVVQKFKKDMKVTYPIALDPNADVFGLFSIKKSGVTRNVVIDKDGRIAFMTRLYKKEEFDNMIKVIDYLLCRD from the coding sequence ATGCCAGAGGAGTATGGATATATTCTCCAAGTTGGAGATAAAGCTCCAGACTTTACAGTAACCCTAGACGATGGGAAAGAAATTTCTCTAAGCGATCTAAAAGGGAAGGTAGTGATGCTGCAGTTTACTGCAAGCTGGTGTCCCGTATGTAGAAGAGAGATGCCTCATATCGAATCACAGATATGGAATAAACTGAAAGACAATTCAGATTTCTTCCTTATGGGGGTAGATAGAGACGAGCCTATGAAAGTGGTTCAGAAATTCAAAAAGGATATGAAAGTAACTTATCCTATTGCTTTGGACCCAAATGCAGACGTTTTCGGACTATTTTCAATAAAGAAATCAGGAGTAACTCGTAATGTGGTTATCGACAAAGATGGTCGTATCGCATTTATGACTCGTCTATACAAAAAAGAAGAATTCGATAATATGATTAAAGTAATCGATTATCTTCTTTGCCGTGATTAA
- the purU gene encoding formyltetrahydrofolate deformylase: MKNERAILLLHCPDQQGILAKVTGFVNENSGNILYLDQHVDREEGIFYMRLEWDLATFSIPRDRIDEYFNTLFAKRYHLHYELYFSNQKPRMALFVSKMSHCLYDILARVSDGEWNVHISCIISNHTDLEPIAKRFGIPFYHHHVTKQNKHAEEKKEIEILKKHNVDFIVLARYMQILSEEFVSNYPNKVINIHHSFLPAFAGAKPYHAAHKRGVKIIGATSHYVTSDLDAGPIIMQDITQISHKDTVQNLVHKGRDLEKIVLSQAVYKHISHKVLVYNNRTVVFS; the protein is encoded by the coding sequence ATGAAAAACGAACGTGCCATACTACTACTTCACTGTCCTGATCAACAAGGGATCTTGGCAAAAGTAACTGGATTTGTCAATGAAAACAGTGGAAATATACTCTATCTAGATCAACATGTTGACAGAGAAGAAGGTATCTTTTATATGCGTTTAGAGTGGGATTTGGCTACATTTTCGATTCCTAGAGATCGTATTGACGAATATTTTAATACCCTCTTTGCCAAAAGGTATCATCTACATTATGAGCTTTACTTTTCTAACCAAAAGCCACGAATGGCTCTTTTTGTTTCTAAAATGTCACACTGTTTATACGACATCTTAGCAAGGGTTTCCGATGGAGAGTGGAACGTTCATATTTCTTGCATTATTTCAAATCATACTGACTTGGAACCAATAGCAAAACGTTTTGGAATTCCTTTCTATCATCACCATGTAACGAAGCAAAACAAGCATGCAGAAGAAAAAAAAGAGATAGAAATATTAAAAAAACACAATGTTGACTTCATTGTTTTAGCCAGATATATGCAGATACTCAGTGAAGAATTTGTCTCGAATTATCCGAATAAAGTGATCAATATTCACCACTCTTTTCTTCCAGCATTTGCAGGTGCTAAACCCTATCATGCAGCACATAAGCGTGGGGTGAAAATTATTGGAGCAACAAGTCATTATGTTACATCAGACCTTGATGCAGGACCAATAATAATGCAGGATATAACCCAAATAAGTCATAAAGACACAGTACAAAACCTAGTGCATAAAGGTAGGGATCTAGAAAAAATTGTACTTTCACAGGCGGTATACAAACATATTAGTCATAAAGTACTGGTATACAACAATAGAACTGTTGTATTTTCATAG
- the hisB gene encoding bifunctional histidinol-phosphatase/imidazoleglycerol-phosphate dehydratase HisB, translated as MYKTKILFIDRDGTLIDEPTIDQQIDSFEKLQFEPEVFGALKKIVDTQEYQLVMVTNQDGLGTTSFPEETFWGPHNRMMETFQNEGITFEAVHIDRTFASDNAPTRKPRTGLLEGYFEEKYDLENSLVIGDRETDVILAKNLGCKAVFYNDDLLAPNLQDTCLIQSTSWNEIVDQILFTARVGEVKRTTAETDIQISINLDSNEKGEINTGLKFFDHMLEQIDRHGGIKLDIQVKGDLEVDEHHTIEDVGLALGEAMVKALGNKKGIARYGFLLPMDDCLAQVAIDFGGRPWIIWDATFKREYVGDMPTEMFFHFFKSFSDKALCNINIKAEGENEHHKIEGIFKAFAKSIKMACKQDKENFTIPSTKETL; from the coding sequence ATGTATAAAACCAAAATCTTATTCATCGATAGAGACGGAACCTTGATTGATGAACCTACTATAGATCAACAGATAGACTCATTTGAGAAGTTACAGTTCGAACCAGAAGTATTTGGTGCACTAAAGAAAATTGTAGATACACAGGAGTATCAATTAGTGATGGTTACCAACCAAGATGGCCTAGGAACGACATCATTTCCTGAAGAGACATTTTGGGGACCACACAATCGAATGATGGAGACATTTCAAAATGAAGGTATCACATTTGAAGCCGTACATATTGACCGCACGTTTGCATCAGATAATGCTCCAACAAGAAAACCTAGAACGGGGTTACTTGAAGGATATTTTGAGGAGAAATATGATCTCGAAAACTCACTTGTGATTGGAGATAGGGAGACGGATGTCATTCTCGCTAAAAACCTAGGGTGCAAAGCTGTTTTTTATAACGACGATTTGCTCGCTCCTAATCTTCAAGACACATGCCTTATTCAATCGACATCGTGGAATGAAATTGTAGACCAAATACTTTTCACTGCAAGAGTTGGAGAGGTCAAGAGAACTACTGCGGAAACAGATATTCAGATCTCAATTAACCTCGATTCGAATGAGAAAGGAGAGATAAACACAGGGCTAAAGTTCTTTGATCATATGCTTGAACAGATCGATAGACATGGTGGTATCAAATTAGATATTCAAGTAAAAGGAGACCTAGAAGTGGATGAACACCATACTATCGAAGATGTTGGTCTTGCATTGGGAGAAGCAATGGTGAAAGCATTAGGCAATAAAAAGGGGATCGCTAGATACGGTTTTCTTCTTCCTATGGATGACTGTTTAGCACAAGTAGCTATCGATTTTGGAGGACGTCCTTGGATCATTTGGGATGCCACTTTTAAACGGGAATATGTAGGAGACATGCCAACAGAGATGTTCTTTCACTTCTTTAAATCATTTAGTGATAAAGCTCTATGCAATATAAATATCAAAGCAGAAGGCGAAAATGAACATCACAAGATAGAGGGCATCTTTAAAGCATTTGCCAAATCAATAAAGATGGCTTGCAAGCAAGACAAAGAAAACTTTACCATTCCAAGTACCAAAGAAACATTATAA
- the hisC gene encoding histidinol-phosphate transaminase: protein MTFNLNKIVSPNILSLAPYRCARDEFEGSAEIYLDANENPFDNGLNRYPDPYQTELKKEIASLKNISEESIFLGNGSDEAIDLLFRIFCIPGKDNYIAITPSYGMYEVCGNVNNVERRAALLTDNFEIDLPQINSQIDSNTKLIFLCSPNNPSGNILDVNAVQALANNFHGVVVIDEAYIDFSFSESATTLLEKYPNIVVLQTLSKAWGLAAIRLGMAMASKDIITLFNKVKYPYNVNLLTQEKALEYLKEKKEMVSQQIAEIISERERVKELLSTIPAVIKVFPSEANFLLVKMDEAENIYSTLLKKGTVVRNRSKVILCEGCLRITIGTPIENQKIIEQLTEIIA from the coding sequence ATGACTTTTAATCTAAATAAGATAGTCTCGCCAAATATCCTCTCTCTAGCACCTTATCGATGTGCTAGAGATGAGTTTGAAGGCAGTGCGGAGATATATCTAGATGCAAATGAGAACCCTTTTGATAACGGATTAAACAGATATCCGGATCCATATCAAACAGAGTTAAAGAAGGAGATTGCATCTTTAAAAAACATTTCAGAGGAATCCATTTTTCTTGGCAATGGTAGTGACGAAGCAATTGATCTACTTTTTCGTATCTTCTGTATTCCAGGGAAAGACAATTACATTGCAATCACTCCGAGTTATGGGATGTATGAAGTATGTGGTAATGTAAATAATGTAGAGAGAAGGGCTGCTCTATTAACAGATAATTTTGAAATTGATTTGCCACAAATCAATTCTCAAATAGATAGCAATACCAAACTTATTTTTCTCTGTTCTCCTAATAATCCATCAGGGAATATTTTGGATGTGAATGCGGTTCAAGCGTTAGCAAATAATTTTCATGGTGTGGTTGTAATAGATGAAGCCTATATCGACTTCTCTTTTTCAGAATCAGCGACCACCCTTCTTGAAAAATATCCGAATATCGTAGTTCTTCAGACTCTTAGTAAGGCATGGGGATTAGCAGCAATTCGACTTGGGATGGCCATGGCTAGTAAGGATATTATTACACTCTTTAATAAGGTTAAATATCCATATAATGTCAATCTTTTAACCCAAGAAAAGGCTTTAGAATATTTAAAGGAGAAGAAGGAGATGGTTTCACAACAAATCGCTGAGATAATCTCTGAGAGAGAGAGGGTCAAAGAACTGTTATCCACCATTCCTGCAGTAATAAAGGTATTTCCTTCTGAAGCAAATTTCTTATTGGTAAAGATGGATGAGGCTGAAAATATTTACTCGACCCTTCTTAAAAAAGGTACTGTTGTACGAAACAGGTCGAAGGTCATATTGTGTGAAGGATGTCTACGTATCACCATAGGAACGCCTATAGAGAATCAAAAGATAATCGAACAGTTAACTGAAATAATTGCATAG
- the hisD gene encoding histidinol dehydrogenase, with translation MKRLINPTPKQITKSLKRPELQQSGLKDLVHKLRKDILFRDDIALHDYTAQFDRVNIKRLVMQQEEIDMLCLHLEPELKKAITTAAENIRKFHENQRMEIKKVETTPGVFCWQEQKAIEKVGLYIPGGTAPLFSTVLMLGIPAQIAGCKEIVLCTPPNLKGTIHPAIAYAAKVAGITKVITVGGVQAIIAMAYGTKSVPAVDKIFGPGNQYVTAAKQIVGLEKCAIDMPAGPSEVMVLADQSAYPEFVASDLLSQAEHGVDSQVILVTTDESLLDKVELEVHKQLAVLNRKTMAEKALNNSVLISVKDKNEMIAIANQYAAEHLIVATESPYEIASEIEHAGSIFLGHYTPESAGDYASGTNHTLPTNGWAKAYSGVNLDSFTKKITYQEITKEGLQNIGKTIEIMAEAESLDAHKNAVSVRLK, from the coding sequence ATGAAACGACTTATTAACCCTACTCCAAAACAGATTACTAAAAGTTTAAAACGTCCAGAACTACAACAATCTGGATTAAAAGACCTTGTCCACAAATTACGGAAAGACATCCTCTTTCGTGACGATATTGCTCTTCATGACTACACTGCGCAATTTGACCGAGTAAATATCAAGCGATTGGTGATGCAACAAGAAGAGATCGACATGCTTTGTTTGCATTTGGAACCAGAGCTCAAAAAAGCGATTACCACTGCAGCCGAAAACATTCGTAAGTTTCATGAGAATCAACGAATGGAGATAAAAAAAGTAGAGACTACACCAGGTGTATTTTGTTGGCAAGAACAGAAAGCGATTGAGAAAGTGGGACTATATATCCCAGGAGGGACAGCCCCCCTATTCTCTACTGTATTAATGCTTGGAATTCCAGCCCAAATAGCAGGCTGTAAAGAGATCGTTCTGTGTACGCCTCCCAATCTAAAAGGAACCATACATCCTGCGATCGCCTATGCTGCTAAAGTTGCAGGAATAACCAAAGTGATCACTGTTGGTGGAGTTCAAGCCATTATTGCCATGGCATACGGGACCAAATCAGTTCCCGCAGTCGATAAGATATTTGGTCCAGGAAACCAATATGTCACTGCAGCGAAGCAGATCGTTGGTTTAGAAAAATGTGCCATCGATATGCCAGCAGGTCCATCTGAGGTGATGGTTTTAGCCGACCAATCAGCATACCCTGAGTTTGTTGCATCCGACCTTCTCTCTCAAGCAGAACACGGAGTGGATAGTCAAGTAATATTGGTTACAACAGATGAATCATTGTTGGACAAAGTGGAGTTAGAGGTTCATAAGCAACTCGCTGTATTGAATAGAAAAACAATGGCAGAGAAGGCTCTAAACAATAGCGTTCTTATCTCCGTAAAAGACAAAAACGAGATGATTGCGATTGCCAATCAATATGCAGCGGAACACTTAATCGTAGCAACAGAGTCGCCTTACGAGATCGCATCAGAAATTGAGCATGCTGGATCAATCTTTTTAGGGCACTACACTCCAGAGAGTGCTGGAGACTACGCCTCAGGGACAAATCACACCCTTCCGACCAACGGATGGGCCAAAGCATATAGTGGCGTAAACCTAGACTCTTTTACCAAAAAGATAACCTATCAAGAGATAACCAAAGAGGGGCTTCAGAATATTGGAAAAACCATCGAGATAATGGCTGAGGCAGAATCGTTAGACGCTCATAAGAATGCGGTAAGTGTACGTCTAAAGTAA
- the hisG gene encoding ATP phosphoribosyltransferase produces the protein MKTLRIAIQTKGRLNQDSIQLLSDVGIQLTQGKRKLISKATNFPVEVLFLRDDDIPKTVADGIADVGIVGENEVLEKREAVNIAKRLGFSKCRLSLAIPKSETYTGPIWFKNKTIATSYPKILERYLDDNMVNSSIHEISGSVEVAPSIGLADAIFDIVSSGSTLISNNLKEVEIVTKSEALLITNRELSNEKLYILQDLLFRLDTVETAKGKKYIMLNAPNLRLEEIKSLLPGMKSPTIIPLAKEGWSSLHSVIDEPQFWGIIKELKDLGSESILMLPIEKMIL, from the coding sequence ATGAAAACCTTACGTATAGCCATACAGACGAAAGGCAGATTAAATCAAGATTCTATTCAACTACTCTCAGATGTAGGAATCCAATTAACACAAGGAAAGCGTAAACTCATTTCCAAAGCAACCAATTTCCCAGTAGAGGTACTATTTCTTCGCGATGATGATATTCCCAAAACAGTAGCAGATGGGATTGCCGACGTAGGAATTGTTGGGGAGAACGAAGTGTTAGAAAAGAGAGAGGCAGTAAATATTGCCAAACGTTTAGGTTTTAGCAAATGTCGACTCTCTTTGGCAATACCAAAATCAGAGACATATACTGGTCCTATATGGTTTAAGAACAAGACCATTGCAACGTCTTATCCAAAGATTCTAGAGAGGTATCTAGACGACAATATGGTCAATTCTTCGATCCATGAGATTAGTGGTTCGGTAGAAGTTGCTCCAAGTATTGGCTTGGCAGATGCAATCTTCGATATTGTAAGTTCGGGGTCTACCCTTATCTCAAACAACCTAAAAGAGGTGGAGATCGTGACCAAATCGGAGGCACTCTTGATTACCAATAGGGAGCTATCCAATGAGAAGCTATATATCCTACAAGATCTACTATTCCGATTGGATACAGTGGAGACAGCAAAAGGGAAGAAATATATTATGCTTAATGCACCAAACTTAAGATTAGAAGAGATCAAATCCCTTCTTCCAGGAATGAAGTCTCCTACTATAATACCTCTAGCAAAAGAGGGCTGGAGTTCATTACACTCTGTTATTGATGAGCCTCAATTTTGGGGAATCATAAAAGAGCTAAAAGATCTTGGTTCCGAGAGTATTTTAATGCTTCCAATAGAGAAGATGATATTATAA
- a CDS encoding CAP domain-containing protein, translated as MNKLIALVILLSTFTCISCSKDDEDPNSVAKGGNVEHKMMLDEINFLRTRPQEYAKKRLEAASNKGTDNGAYNEIMALQPLNALKLNDQLIASATNYAAELSNHAHLSHDYGGSLGDRITSFGYSWTRCGENIAMGTNTDLDYKTNAVIAAQEFVLIYVIDRGVQGVGHRKNLISPHWKEIGIGYYSKKGIFYNAQQFGCQ; from the coding sequence ATGAATAAACTTATCGCTCTTGTAATATTGCTGTCTACATTTACCTGTATCTCTTGTTCTAAAGATGACGAGGATCCAAATAGTGTCGCAAAAGGAGGAAATGTAGAACACAAAATGATGTTGGATGAAATTAACTTTCTTAGAACAAGACCTCAAGAATATGCTAAGAAGAGGCTGGAAGCAGCATCAAATAAAGGGACAGACAATGGAGCATACAACGAGATTATGGCACTACAACCATTGAATGCTCTAAAATTAAATGACCAACTCATCGCCTCAGCTACAAACTATGCTGCAGAATTGTCCAATCATGCTCACTTAAGTCATGACTACGGTGGCTCTTTAGGAGATAGAATCACCTCGTTTGGGTATTCATGGACAAGATGTGGTGAGAACATTGCCATGGGCACAAACACAGATCTAGATTATAAAACGAATGCTGTTATTGCAGCCCAGGAGTTTGTATTGATTTATGTTATTGATCGAGGAGTACAAGGCGTAGGACACAGAAAAAACCTAATATCTCCTCACTGGAAAGAGATTGGAATAGGTTATTATAGTAAAAAAGGAATATTTTATAACGCCCAGCAATTTGGATGTCAGTAA
- a CDS encoding M20 family metallo-hydrolase produces the protein MTPFLFIDQIKKDAIQLLKLMIQTPSFSKEEDQVCTLISDQLTSWGTPHERRKNNLWAKDPYWKEGQPTILFNSHIDTVRPSIDYTMDPFGGEEVEDKIIGLGSNDAGASVVSQMAAFRFLSQISDRNYNLIWSATAEEEISGKNGIEYLLPKLGDLDLVIVGEPTKLEIAIAEKGLMVIDATMDGVAGHAAREEGMNAIYKAIKDIAKIENFHFPKESDMLGPVKATVTMVNAGTQHNVVPDRCSYVIDIRSNGLYSNKEILHILEENLDAQIKPRSTRLNASNIAVEHPIVQKAISLGSVPYGSPTMSDQALIPFPSIKLGPGDSARSHTANEFICLDEITKGIEYYIHLLKDFSL, from the coding sequence ATGACTCCCTTCCTTTTCATTGACCAGATCAAAAAAGATGCCATTCAACTTTTGAAGTTGATGATACAAACTCCATCATTTAGTAAAGAGGAGGATCAAGTTTGTACCTTAATATCGGATCAGCTTACATCGTGGGGAACCCCTCATGAAAGGAGAAAAAACAACCTATGGGCAAAAGATCCCTATTGGAAAGAGGGACAGCCTACCATTTTGTTTAATTCTCATATTGATACCGTGAGACCATCTATAGATTATACGATGGATCCATTTGGAGGTGAAGAGGTAGAGGACAAGATCATTGGATTAGGGAGTAATGATGCTGGAGCTTCTGTTGTATCTCAAATGGCTGCATTCCGCTTTCTATCACAAATTTCCGACCGTAATTACAACCTAATATGGAGCGCAACAGCAGAAGAAGAGATATCTGGAAAGAATGGAATTGAGTATTTGCTTCCAAAACTAGGGGATTTAGATCTAGTGATTGTAGGAGAGCCCACCAAACTAGAAATTGCAATCGCAGAGAAGGGATTAATGGTAATCGATGCGACAATGGATGGCGTTGCAGGACACGCTGCACGAGAAGAGGGGATGAATGCAATTTATAAAGCAATAAAAGACATTGCAAAAATAGAAAATTTTCATTTCCCCAAAGAGTCGGATATGCTAGGACCAGTAAAGGCTACAGTCACAATGGTTAATGCAGGGACGCAACACAATGTCGTTCCAGACCGATGTAGCTATGTAATAGATATTCGATCAAATGGCTTATACAGCAACAAGGAGATACTACATATTTTAGAAGAAAATCTAGACGCCCAAATAAAGCCTCGCTCTACACGACTAAATGCGTCAAACATTGCGGTAGAACATCCTATTGTTCAGAAAGCCATCTCTCTAGGAAGTGTCCCTTACGGATCTCCTACAATGTCTGACCAAGCCCTAATTCCTTTTCCTTCAATAAAACTAGGACCAGGGGATTCTGCAAGATCTCATACTGCCAACGAATTCATTTGTTTAGATGAGATTACAAAAGGGATTGAATACTATATCCACTTATTAAAAGATTTCTCCCTCTAA
- the argB gene encoding acetylglutamate kinase, producing MMQKVTIIKVGGAVVESPDTLNDFLNDFVKLEGAKILVHGGGRSATAMAERLQIETKMVEGRRVTDQNMLEIVTMVYGGLVNKNIVAKLQSKGLNALGLTGADMNIIQAHKREVKHIDYGFVGDVDAVNQKAILQLLTQDVTPIVAPLTHDKQGNLLNTNADTIAASLATALAKQCEVTLYYGFEKDGVLLDANDDHSVIHAITPKEFDALKEQGAIHSGMIPKLTNCFDAIAKGVKSVYIGHISNINCPQKGTNLCG from the coding sequence ATGATGCAGAAAGTAACGATAATAAAAGTTGGGGGAGCCGTTGTCGAATCCCCTGACACTCTCAATGATTTCCTTAATGATTTTGTCAAATTAGAGGGAGCAAAAATATTGGTTCATGGTGGTGGACGAAGTGCTACTGCTATGGCAGAACGTCTTCAGATAGAGACAAAAATGGTGGAAGGACGTCGTGTGACCGATCAAAATATGTTAGAGATCGTAACCATGGTATATGGCGGATTGGTCAATAAGAATATTGTTGCGAAACTTCAAAGTAAAGGATTAAATGCCTTGGGACTTACGGGAGCGGATATGAATATTATTCAAGCCCACAAGAGAGAAGTTAAACATATCGATTACGGTTTTGTAGGAGATGTGGACGCTGTAAATCAAAAGGCCATCCTACAACTTTTAACGCAAGACGTAACTCCAATTGTTGCTCCTCTAACCCACGACAAACAGGGAAATCTACTAAATACAAATGCCGATACAATCGCAGCATCTCTTGCTACTGCTCTAGCAAAACAGTGTGAGGTGACACTCTATTATGGCTTCGAAAAAGATGGAGTTCTATTAGATGCCAATGACGATCATAGTGTCATTCACGCTATCACACCTAAGGAATTTGATGCATTAAAAGAGCAAGGAGCCATTCATAGTGGTATGATACCCAAACTAACGAACTGTTTCGATGCTATTGCAAAAGGGGTGAAAAGTGTTTATATTGGTCACATATCCAATATCAATTGTCCACAAAAGGGGACGAATCTTTGCGGATAA